AATATAAATCGCTTGGTTAGCGCGAGCGCTACCAATTGCTTCTATTAGCACGGCATTTTCTTCTGCTGTAACAGTGTGCGCTGCCACCTGTGTTGCACGGTCGCCAAAGTTGCTTTGCTCACCTTGGCTTGAAGGTAAATACAAATAAATACATAACCCTAGCAAAAGGGTAATAATAAAAGGAAAAAGTGCTTTACCAGATTGTGTAGAATACATCATCGTGTTACCAGAAAATTAGTTGAGTGTAGTGTACAAAATTAGTACGTGCCCCGTATGTCAGGTATCTCATAAATTTGTGCATTTGGCGTAAAAGTTAAAAGTTCGGCTAATTTGTTCCTTTATTGTGACTAAAAGAGAGGTTTTAGTATGGGTAAAGAATCAAAATGTAATTATTGTTTAACGCTTAGAAAGATAGTTTTGGTCACAATTGTGATGTTTATTTTTTACTTTTCTGTTTATGGATAAGAAAGTTCCTGCACTCAAAGTGCGTGCTCAAGCATCTCGCCATGGCAGTGAGTTTTTAATTGTTGGCGGTATTGGGTTAATCATTATTATGCTGGTTAACTTATTGAGGCCCGGTGAAATTAGCATTGTTGAGATTTTTTTGGCAACAACCTGTATAGCAGCAATTTTTATTGGCTTTTTAAAAACGCAAGAACCATACTTTAGCCTAGTATTTACTCAGAATTTACTTATTTATCATCATAAGGTTGGGAATTGGCAGCTAAATCGTGCTAATTTTCATCATAGTGGTATACCAAAAGTGGAACAGGGCTTAGAATACCTTGAGTTAAACGCAGTTGGTATTAAACTCAATAACATAGATGAATTTTTAACTCAGATTTCCCCGAGAATTGCCGGACGATTACTAATAGAGCAACGTCATTTATTTATGCAAGTCATTCAAAAGTATTGCAAAAATGGTGATTGCCCATCAGAATGGTTGATAGAAGAGACGGACTACACTGCCCCTAGTGGTCAGGTTTACAAAGGATTGATTGCCATGTTTGCTAATCGTACGCAACATTTAAGGCAATTAACAGGATACGATTTATTATTGCCAGCCAATGTTCTTGATGTTGATATTTGGCAATTTAGTACAGATTTAAATCGTTGGAAACTGAACCCTAATGAGTTTATTGAGGCTCGCTTACAGAAAAAGTAAGCAGTTAGGTGCAGTAAGTAGCAGGATAAGACTATGAGTCAAGAACGTTCTTTTATTAAAAGCGGTCGAAACACAATTATACATAAAGATAAAAAACTCGACTTAGTGGTTGTGAATGGTGAGAACCACCCACGCATTAAAGTTACTCAAAATGGTTTAGAGCCGTTTAAAGAAGATCTGCCAAAAAACCGTCGTGAAGCTAAAGAACGCTACTTAGAGATGGTGTATGTAGCAAGCCCAGATGTATTTGCAGAAGAAAAACGTTTGTTGTTTATCCAAGCCCTAGATGGCAGGGAATACAAAGTTGATTACAGTAAAATAGGCACTAAGCTCTTCGTACGTATTCACCAAGATAGTTATTTATAATTCCTGGTCTGGCACTTTAATTGCTTGTTATTAACTTATTTGGCAGTCGGCCATGACCGACTTTGCATTTTAAGGTGGTAAACATGAGATTAGTGCCTCTTACCCTAGTTGCATTAACGACATTAACAGCCTGTGGCGGTGGTGGCGGTTCGAGTGATTCGAATCCAGTCGCAGCAACAGTTAATGCAGGCTCAGATCAGCAAATTATTGAAAAAAGTGAATTTACTGTCTCTGCCAAGGGCTCTCCAGCTGATGGCACTTTTACTTGGGAGCGAGTCAGTGGCCCCGCACTAGAAGGTTTTCCAGCAGAGGGCGCTGAACAAACCATTACCGCTCCTGATATCAAACTTGACTCTGAACTTATATTAAAAGTGAATTATCAAACCGATGGGCAACTTGTTTCCGATCAGGTTAGTATTTTTATTACTTCAAATAATCAACTTCCTGTTGCTGTAATCACCCAAACAGCACCAGAGGAGTTACCATCGCAATATAATGATGTGATCACATTAAGTGGCGAAGAGTCTGCTGATATTGATGAAAATGGCTCAGTTGACAGTTACTTGTGGACGCAACTTGATGGCCCTGATCTAACGGCTGACAGCTACAACAATCAAACCATTAGCTTTACTCACCCACTACTTGAATCAAATACAGCGATGACGTGGCGTTTAACTGTAACGGATGATGAAGGTGGCTCAGCAAGTACTGAGGCGTCGTTTACCTTAAACAAAACCGTTGAAGTGATTATTGCGGATGCAGGTGAAGATCAGCAGGTTATTGAGTTCGATACCGTAACCCTTGATGCCAGCAATAGTGAAATTGTGACGGCAACAAAGTCATGTTTTTGGGAGCAATTAACAGGCGAAACTGTGACCTTGGCAAACCAGAACCAGTGTATCACGACGTTTGTAGCCCCTGATGTTGATACCGATTCAGAGCTTAGTTTTGAAGTTACCGTGACCGACAGTAAATCGCGAAGCGACACAGATACTGTGATTATCGATATTAGCCCAAAACCACTTGGTTTAATTAACGATACAGGCATGAGTGATTGCTATAACAACTCACAAAAAATTAATTGTGACAGCGAAGACTTCCCAAGCCAAGATGCCGATGTAGGTCGTGATAGTGTCGCAAACCAACTAGATAAAGTAGGTCAGGGCGACTTAGCGTTTGATTTTACTAAAATGAATGAATTTGCCGACGAACTGCCTGATGATGCGACCAGCTTTAGTTGTGTTCGCGATAACGTCACAGGGCTTATTTGGGAAGTAAAAGAAGCCAGTTCAACATTACCGCCGTCGACAGCCGATCGTGCAGCGACAAACCATTATACCTGGTATTTAAATGGTTCAAGTGGTGTGCAAACGGGCAGTGTACAAGGAGCTGCCGGCTCTACTTGCCCAAGCACCAGTAACTGTGGTCTGCAAACTTACATTAATGATGTGAACAGCAACGATTTTTGCGGTGGTACAAATTGGCGTGTGCCAACTTACACCGAATTATTAGGGTTATTAGATTATGCCAAACAAGGTGAGTCTACATTACTTAATAGTGATTTCTTCCCAAATCAACCAAGTGATACTCAGCTAAGCTCCGGGAGCAGTTCGTTTATGCCTTATTGGACTTCGCAAACAGCGGCAGATGGTACGAGTTTATCGCAAGCTTATATTATCGATATGAGTAGTGCTAATGATTTAGCGTATCCGAAAAGTAACACCGCCTTTGTGCGCTTAGTTAGAACACCGGGAGAGTAATATGCGAAAGTTACCTTTAATCACAGTACTTAGCGTTATTGCTCTGCAATCGGGTTATGCTGCTGCGCAAGTATGTTATAGCGCCGTCACTGAGACGACCCCTGATAGCCGTTTTGTAATTAACGAAGATGGCACTGTAAGTGATAGCGAAACGGGTCTTATGTGGCAACGTTGTACGTTTGGTCAAAGCTATAACAATGAAACAGATACCTGTGAGGGCACTAGCCAGCAGCTTACTTGGGGCGAAGCTTTACGCGGGGCTGAAAATGCAACCTTTGCTGATTACAGCGATTGGCATGTGCCAAATGTTAAAGAGCTAGCAAGTATTTTAGAACATAGCTGTGTGCAGCCTAGTATCAACGAAAACGCATTTTTATCGACTAAGCTGCAAAACTATTGGAGTAGCACCTCAGGGATCAGTCGCACTGATCTTGCTTGGGTGTACCAGTTTGATAAAGGCATCAACAGCCTTCACGCAAAAACGTCCGATGTTTATTTGCGTTTAGTGCGCTACGAAAAGTAGTCTTTAATAATTTCTAACCGCGCTTGCTCAAGCGCGGTTTTTATTTCAGCGCCTTTAATACCTTGTGCAATAAACTGTTGTGGGTTGACAGCGCGTGCTTGCGTAGCTGCGTTTACTAAAGAGTCATAGCAGGCTACTGGCTGTTGCTGACTTATCTCTAACACCTTTAATACTTGCTCAAAACGCTCAGGGCGACGCCATAAATCAAGTTGGTTAAAGCAAGCAAAAACGGCCTTGCTAGACGGTTTTTCCGCACTTAACGTTGTTTGATGTGTTTGGCTAAACAGCGCTAAATCGCGCACTTCATTAGGTAAGCGTATGTTGCTAGCTATCGCTTTTATCTCGTCGCTTGAAAGCGCTAAGGTAACTTGGCTAAATAACAACGAAGTGTCGTTAACTTGCTGCTCATTTGCATAGGTAAAGCGAGCTTGTAAGGTACGGTAAAGCTCATCACACCATTTACTTTCAAGCTCAGGGCTAATTACATGCAGGCCACCAATGCTGGCAAGCACATTTAAAAACTCGCTAAATGCGCCATCACTGAGGGATTTTTCGCATTCTAACCACACGCGTTCAGCAGTTAGAGTGTTTAGCTCTTTGGCTTTTACCATATCAATTAAAAGCGCCTTGGTTTCTGGCGCAATAGTAAAGCCTAGGTAATGATAACGAGCAGCAAAGCGGGCTACGCGTAATATGCGTAGAGGGTCTTCACTAAAGGCTTCAGAGACATGACGT
Above is a window of Pseudoalteromonas shioyasakiensis DNA encoding:
- a CDS encoding DUF2982 domain-containing protein, with protein sequence MDKKVPALKVRAQASRHGSEFLIVGGIGLIIIMLVNLLRPGEISIVEIFLATTCIAAIFIGFLKTQEPYFSLVFTQNLLIYHHKVGNWQLNRANFHHSGIPKVEQGLEYLELNAVGIKLNNIDEFLTQISPRIAGRLLIEQRHLFMQVIQKYCKNGDCPSEWLIEETDYTAPSGQVYKGLIAMFANRTQHLRQLTGYDLLLPANVLDVDIWQFSTDLNRWKLNPNEFIEARLQKK
- a CDS encoding DUF1566 domain-containing protein encodes the protein MRLVPLTLVALTTLTACGGGGGSSDSNPVAATVNAGSDQQIIEKSEFTVSAKGSPADGTFTWERVSGPALEGFPAEGAEQTITAPDIKLDSELILKVNYQTDGQLVSDQVSIFITSNNQLPVAVITQTAPEELPSQYNDVITLSGEESADIDENGSVDSYLWTQLDGPDLTADSYNNQTISFTHPLLESNTAMTWRLTVTDDEGGSASTEASFTLNKTVEVIIADAGEDQQVIEFDTVTLDASNSEIVTATKSCFWEQLTGETVTLANQNQCITTFVAPDVDTDSELSFEVTVTDSKSRSDTDTVIIDISPKPLGLINDTGMSDCYNNSQKINCDSEDFPSQDADVGRDSVANQLDKVGQGDLAFDFTKMNEFADELPDDATSFSCVRDNVTGLIWEVKEASSTLPPSTADRAATNHYTWYLNGSSGVQTGSVQGAAGSTCPSTSNCGLQTYINDVNSNDFCGGTNWRVPTYTELLGLLDYAKQGESTLLNSDFFPNQPSDTQLSSGSSSFMPYWTSQTAADGTSLSQAYIIDMSSANDLAYPKSNTAFVRLVRTPGE
- a CDS encoding DUF1566 domain-containing protein gives rise to the protein MRKLPLITVLSVIALQSGYAAAQVCYSAVTETTPDSRFVINEDGTVSDSETGLMWQRCTFGQSYNNETDTCEGTSQQLTWGEALRGAENATFADYSDWHVPNVKELASILEHSCVQPSINENAFLSTKLQNYWSSTSGISRTDLAWVYQFDKGINSLHAKTSDVYLRLVRYEK
- a CDS encoding tRNA nucleotidyltransferase, with amino-acid sequence MQVYLVGGAVRDALLGRDVKERDYVVVGATPEQLISQGYQQVGKDFPVFLHPQSKEEYALARTERKQGQGYTGFICDFAPDVTLEQDLIRRDLTVNAIAQAQDGNLVDPFSGQQDLENRVLRHVSEAFSEDPLRILRVARFAARYHYLGFTIAPETKALLIDMVKAKELNTLTAERVWLECEKSLSDGAFSEFLNVLASIGGLHVISPELESKWCDELYRTLQARFTYANEQQVNDTSLLFSQVTLALSSDEIKAIASNIRLPNEVRDLALFSQTHQTTLSAEKPSSKAVFACFNQLDLWRRPERFEQVLKVLEISQQQPVACYDSLVNAATQARAVNPQQFIAQGIKGAEIKTALEQARLEIIKDYFS